A region of Desulfolithobacter dissulfuricans DNA encodes the following proteins:
- a CDS encoding DsbC family protein, translated as MLKRIAISVALLAAATTTYAGSCGDDEAADLATSDVAATLRETFPNYQFQEINPAPVSGLYEVVSKNNIIYFAPETGHLIFGEIWDKKGQNLTAKSRDRQTAKMIENLPLDKAVKIGNGKHKVIEITDPDCPFCRKGSKFFANRSDVTRYVFFFPLAMHPDAEPKAMYILGADDQVEAYERVMQGELDGKPVPAPTKAARDLLEEHKRIAIQLGVNGTPRYWINGVSVSGANIQKIESLLQ; from the coding sequence ATGCTGAAACGTATTGCGATCTCAGTGGCACTGCTTGCCGCAGCAACAACCACTTATGCTGGCAGTTGTGGAGATGATGAAGCGGCTGACCTGGCAACCAGCGATGTTGCGGCTACGCTCAGGGAGACCTTTCCGAACTATCAGTTCCAGGAAATCAATCCCGCTCCGGTCTCCGGTCTTTACGAGGTGGTATCGAAGAACAATATCATCTATTTCGCCCCGGAAACGGGCCATCTCATTTTCGGGGAAATATGGGACAAGAAGGGCCAGAATCTTACCGCAAAAAGCAGGGACCGGCAGACAGCCAAGATGATTGAGAACCTGCCCCTGGACAAAGCGGTCAAGATTGGCAACGGCAAGCACAAGGTCATCGAGATCACCGATCCAGATTGTCCTTTCTGTCGCAAGGGCAGCAAGTTCTTCGCCAACCGCAGCGATGTGACCCGCTATGTCTTTTTCTTTCCACTGGCCATGCACCCCGATGCAGAGCCTAAAGCCATGTACATCCTCGGGGCTGACGACCAGGTGGAAGCATACGAAAGAGTCATGCAGGGCGAGTTGGACGGCAAGCCTGTTCCGGCACCGACCAAGGCAGCCCGTGACCTGCTGGAGGAACACAAGCGGATAGCAATTCAACTCGGCGTCAACGGTACACCGAGATACTGGATCAACGGCGTCTCTGTCTCCGGAGCAAACATTCAGAAGATCGAGTCGCTGCTTCAATAA